CGAAACGAGCGTTTCTTTTTTGAGCGGCCAGGTGACCTTACCCAATTCGGCCACGACCTCCCCCATAAAATCGCCGGCCTGCCGATTGCGTTTAAGAATAACAAAGGCGGCGCCCGCCAGTCCCAGCGAAGCCAGGTCGGGAAATTGAACCACCCATTCTTCAAAAAGCGGCCAGCGGAAATAGTCCCATACCGTCCCCAGAATCTGGCGGAAGACAAAAAAGGAGAGCACCGAGGCCACGCCGTAACTCAAGAATGTCCACCGTTTGGGAGTCATAATATTTGGGGCCCTTTCGGCCCGGTTG
The DNA window shown above is from Deltaproteobacteria bacterium and carries:
- the secE gene encoding preprotein translocase subunit SecE, which encodes MTPKRWTFLSYGVASVLSFFVFRQILGTVWDYFRWPLFEEWVVQFPDLASLGLAGAAFVILKRNRQAGDFMGEVVAELGKVTWPLKKETLVSAVIVVVMVGIAAVILSIFDTVWGTSTQRLLAF